From the Candidatus Zixiibacteriota bacterium genome, one window contains:
- the ftsZ gene encoding cell division protein FtsZ, whose protein sequence is MTFELVDFTDRAKIKVVGVGGAGGNAVNRMIDQKLNGVEFVSINTDAQALEFSRAEQRFQIGKSLTRGLGAGARPEIGKQAIEEDRAEVARLLDGADLVFVTAGMGGGTGTGAAPAVAEIARELGALTVAIVTKPFDFEGRKRMNRALGGIDDLKSRVDTLIVIPNQRLLQVVDPSTRLTEAFLMADDVLLRATRGISDLITVPGLINCDFADVRTVMLEMGDAMMGSGWGRGENKAANAARMAINSPLLEDVNISGAKGLLMNITGGPDMTLYEVNEATTVIYDAAGADANIIFGAVIDPTLDDEIRVTVIATGFGTAKRELAEKLERLERLERTNVETVDLFEKAVERQSRPMVVGIDGDIKSDDFVAAPVGEEVDMEDLEIPAFLRNRVK, encoded by the coding sequence ATGACGTTTGAACTTGTGGACTTCACCGACCGCGCCAAGATCAAGGTGGTCGGCGTCGGGGGCGCCGGCGGCAACGCCGTCAACCGGATGATTGATCAAAAACTCAACGGCGTCGAATTCGTCTCGATCAACACCGACGCCCAGGCCCTCGAATTCTCCCGCGCCGAGCAACGCTTCCAGATCGGCAAATCGCTGACCCGCGGCCTCGGCGCCGGCGCGCGCCCCGAGATCGGCAAGCAGGCTATCGAGGAAGACCGCGCGGAAGTTGCCAGGCTGCTCGACGGCGCCGATCTGGTCTTCGTTACCGCCGGCATGGGCGGCGGTACCGGCACCGGCGCCGCGCCCGCCGTCGCCGAAATCGCCCGCGAACTCGGCGCCCTGACTGTCGCCATCGTCACCAAACCGTTCGACTTCGAGGGCCGCAAACGCATGAACCGCGCCCTCGGCGGCATCGACGATCTCAAGTCCCGCGTCGATACCCTCATCGTCATCCCCAACCAGCGCCTCCTGCAGGTCGTCGATCCCTCGACCCGCCTGACCGAGGCCTTCCTGATGGCCGACGATGTCCTCCTGCGCGCCACCCGCGGCATCTCCGATCTGATCACCGTTCCCGGCTTGATTAATTGCGACTTCGCCGATGTCCGCACCGTCATGCTCGAAATGGGCGACGCCATGATGGGCTCCGGCTGGGGCCGCGGCGAAAACAAAGCCGCCAATGCCGCCCGCATGGCCATCAATTCGCCGTTGCTCGAAGATGTCAACATCTCCGGCGCCAAGGGCCTGTTGATGAACATCACCGGCGGCCCCGATATGACCCTCTACGAGGTCAACGAAGCCACGACCGTGATCTATGACGCCGCCGGCGCCGATGCCAACATTATCTTCGGCGCGGTGATCGACCCGACCCTCGATGACGAAATTCGCGTCACCGTGATTGCCACCGGCTTCGGCACCGCCAAGCGTGAATTGGCCGAGAAGCTCGAACGCCTCGAGCGCCTCGAACGCACCAACGTCGAAACCGTCGACCTCTTCGAGAAAGCCGTCGAGCGCCAATCGCGCCCGATGGTCGTCGGCATCGATGGCGACATCAAGTCCGATGACTTTGTTGCCGCACCTGTCGGTGAAGAAGTTGACATGGAGGACCTGGAAATCCCGGCCTTCCTCCGCAACCGCGTGAAGTAG
- the ftsA gene encoding cell division protein FtsA produces MGSERVVCGLDIGTTKICALICRPVSEGDDEIIGVGTAPSEGLKKGVVVNLEKTIGSIQRAVSSAEEMAGVNIESVYAGIAGDHIKSINSKGVIAVSRSDNEISEYDVHRVIEAAKSFAIPADREVIHVLPQEYIVDDQGGIKDPTGMSGVRLEAEVHIVTGATTSAQNIYKSIKRAGYDVRDLVLQPLASAMCVLHEDEKDLGTVLIDLGGGTTDIALFTDSSVRHTAIIGLGGRNITNDLAIGLRTPIDTAEQIKLDFGAAMANLVNADEVISIPSVGERPPRDVSLGVVASIIQPRVEEIFKMVLLELKRTNCYQSVAGGIVLTGGGSMLRGIDLLAEQIFDLPVRVGTPRGFGGMSHIVTNPMYSTAFGLVRYGLDHPDKGKKETGVFNRAFGRLEKAFNSLFNF; encoded by the coding sequence ATGGGATCTGAAAGAGTGGTATGCGGACTCGATATCGGCACCACCAAGATTTGCGCCCTCATCTGCCGGCCCGTATCGGAAGGTGATGACGAAATCATCGGTGTCGGTACGGCTCCGTCCGAAGGACTTAAGAAAGGCGTCGTCGTCAACCTCGAAAAGACGATCGGCTCCATCCAGCGCGCCGTCAGCTCCGCCGAGGAAATGGCCGGCGTCAATATCGAGTCGGTCTATGCCGGAATCGCCGGCGATCATATCAAGAGCATCAACTCCAAGGGCGTGATCGCCGTCAGCCGCTCCGACAACGAAATCTCCGAGTACGACGTCCACCGCGTGATCGAGGCCGCCAAGTCATTCGCGATTCCGGCCGACCGCGAGGTGATCCACGTCCTGCCGCAGGAGTACATCGTCGACGACCAGGGCGGTATCAAAGACCCGACCGGGATGTCCGGCGTGCGTCTCGAGGCGGAAGTCCATATCGTCACCGGTGCGACCACCTCGGCGCAAAACATCTACAAGTCGATCAAGCGCGCCGGCTACGATGTCCGCGACCTCGTGCTCCAGCCACTGGCCTCCGCCATGTGCGTCCTCCATGAGGACGAAAAGGACCTCGGCACCGTCCTCATCGACCTCGGCGGCGGTACCACCGATATCGCCCTCTTCACCGACTCCTCGGTGCGCCACACCGCGATCATCGGCCTCGGCGGCCGCAATATCACCAATGACCTCGCCATCGGCCTGCGCACCCCGATCGACACCGCCGAGCAGATCAAGCTCGACTTCGGCGCCGCCATGGCCAATCTCGTCAACGCCGATGAGGTCATCAGCATCCCCTCCGTCGGCGAGCGCCCGCCCCGCGACGTCTCGCTCGGCGTTGTGGCCAGCATCATCCAGCCCCGCGTCGAAGAAATCTTCAAGATGGTGCTGCTGGAACTCAAGCGCACCAACTGCTACCAGTCCGTCGCCGGCGGCATCGTCCTGACCGGCGGCGGCTCGATGCTGCGCGGCATCGACCTGCTGGCCGAACAAATTTTTGATCTGCCGGTGCGCGTCGGCACTCCGCGCGGCTTCGGCGGCATGTCGCACATCGTCACCAACCCGATGTATTCGACCGCCTTCGGCCTCGTACGCTATGGCCTCGACCATCCCGACAAGGGCAAGAAGGAAACCGGTGTCTTTAATCGCGCCTTTGGGCGCCTGGAGAAGGCTTTCAATTCGTTGTTCAACTTCTAA